The genomic DNA GAAAATTAACTCGCTGTCACTTCAGCAAAGACTGGGCTTTACGCAAAAATTTCCTCGCTGGGCGGTGGCGCTGAAATATCCGGCAGAGGAAGCTCCGACGATCGTGGAAAATATCAGCGTCAATGTGGGTCGAACAGGAGCCGTTACACCGTTAGCCGAGTTGCGTCCGGTGCAGTTGGCGGGGACGACGGTTTCGCGGGCGACGTTGCATAATGCCGATCGGGTGGCGGAACTGGATATTCGGATTGGCGATACGGTAATTGTGCGAAAGGCGGGGGAAATTATTCCCGAAGTGCTGCGCGTGCTGCCCGAACTGCGTCCGGCGGGAACTCAGGCGTTTCAGATGCCGAGCTGCTGTCCGGAATGCAGTCAGCCCCTAGTCCGCGAAGACAATGAAGCCGTGACCCGCTGCGTGAATGTGTCCTGTCCGGCGATTTTGCGAGAGGCGATTATCCACTGGGCATCGAAGGGGGCGCTGGATATTCGAGGATTGGGCGAGAAGTGGGTGCTGCAATTTGTGAAGCATGGGCTAATTCAGACTGTGGCGGATCTGTATGACCTGACGATCGATCAGCTAATGCAGGTGGAGCGAATGGGCAAGAAGTCGGCGCAAAATCTGGTGGAGGCGATCGATCGCAGCAAGCAGCAGCCCTGGTCGCGAGTGCTTTATGGGTTAGGAATTCGGCATATTGGCAGCGTCAATGCCCAAACGCTGGTGGAGAATTTTCCGACGGTGGATTCTCTGGCGCAGGCAGAAATGGCTGAGATCGCCTCGATCTATGGAATTGGCGATGAGATTGCCCAGGCGGTGTATCAGTGGTTCCGGGTTCCAGCGAATCTGGCACTGGTCGATCGTCTTAGAGCAGCGGGACTTCAGCTTGCTAGCGGTGCGGACTCCATTCGCCCGAAGACGGGAGGACTGGTGGGTAAAACCTTTGTAGTGACAGGGACTTTGCCCACCTTAAAGCGGGATGAGGCGAAAGCGCTGATTCAGGAGGCGGGCGGTAAGGTAAGCGATTCCGTGAGCAAGAAGACGGATTATTTAGTCGTTGGAGACGATGCCGGATCGAAGCTGGAGAAGGCGCAAAAGTTGGGTATCACCCAATTGTCGGAAGCGCAATTGCTGGAACTCGTTGCATCCTTAAAGGAATGATTTTGTTCTTTCTTAGAGGAATAACGGCTAGAGTTCTGCTAGTCCGCTTCCAGTGAATTCGCTCAGGCAGTTCGTTCAGGCATAGGTATGAAATAACATGGCGCATTTTCCGGCATCGCTTCGTTCCCGCCTGCTGCAAAGAATTGTTGGACTTGCTCTATTTCCGATCGTCCTATCGGCGGGGGCTGCCTGGAGTGCGAATCGGCTGCTGCTGTCCTATGGACTGTTAGAGCGAGAAATTCCGGTGAGTTCGTTGCGTGCCTATGCGGAGGATGGGACGATCGATGCGGATTTGCGAAGCTATAAGCCTTATCTCAGCGACGAGCAGCTTCAGCAGTTGCGGCAGGTGCTGAACGCAAAGGCGAACCTGTCTCCCGTAGCGGTGGCGCAGTTCCTCTATACAGAGCAGGGCGAAATTTTGCTCGATCGGCTAAGTGCAGTGATTCGGACGGAATCGAATCTGCCGGGATTTTATGCCATTCGATCGGCTCTGATTCTGGCGGCGGCTGATCCAGATGGCTTAACGCTGCTGAACGTGCTAGAAAAATTTCCAACCACTGATATTCGGATTGATTTGCCCCAAACGCTGAAGATCGCAGGGGATTTGGAAGCATTGGTGAGACAAACTCAAGCGGCGATTGCCCTAGTCGATCAGCAGTCTACTCAGGAAGCCAGCACCCAATCCACTGTGCCCTTTGCCGTTCTGCCCGATTTGCGCCGTCCCGGAGAATTTGCCTGGCAGAAAAACACGCTGGAACTGAACGATCGGAGTCGTAACCGCAATCTTTCGGTGGATGTGTACCTGCCGCTCAATAAAAATCAAACTGCGGTGGTGGCAGCTCCCCTGATCGTCATTTCCCACGGGCTGGGTTCCGATCGCACCAGCTATGGCTATCTTGCCCGCCAGCTTGCCTCCTATGGGTTTGCGGTTGCCGTCCCCGAACATCCGGGCAGCAATGCGGAACAGCTTCAGGCGCTCATTAACGGCAGTGCCAGCCAGGTGACTGCGCCGCGAGAATTTATCGATCGTCCTTTGGATATCAAGTATCTGCTGAATCGGCTGGAGGCACTAACCCGCGACAATGCCCGGTTTAGCGGACGGATTAATGTACAGCAGGTAGGCATGATTGGGCAATCGCTAGGTGGCTATACGGCTCTGGCGCTGGCAGGCGGACAAATTAATTTCGCTCAACTCCAGCAGGACTGCGGCAAATCCGGTACGCTCAACCTGTCGCTGCTGCTGCAATGCCGTGCCTCTGAACTGCCTCAGCCCGTGCCTAACCTGAAGGACGATCGCATTAAGGCAATTATCGCGATTAATCCGATCGGCAGCAGTTTAATTGGAGCCACGGATTTTGGTGAAATCCGAATTCCCGTGATGCTGATTAGCGGCAGTGCGGACACGGTGAGTCCGGCGTTACTCGAACAGGTTGTCCCCTATAGCTGGTTGACGACCCCCAACAAGTTCCTGGTCATGATTCAGGGAGGAACCCACTTTTCGACAATCGGCGTGGATGAAACCAACCCGGAAAATTTGGTTGAACTGCCGCCCCAAATTGTGGGACCGAATCCGCAGCTCGCACAAACCTACATGAGAAGCCTCAGCGTTGCTTTCATGCAA from Leptolyngbya ohadii IS1 includes the following:
- the ligA gene encoding NAD-dependent DNA ligase LigA, whose product is MSATQQPATSHSAQTNAQSRVEELRRVIQKASYDYYVLDNPTLPDEVYDRLYRELQELEKQHPELITPDSPTQRVGERPAARFNSVKHNVPLYSLENAFNIAEFGNWQERWRRVAPDVQSFEYVCELKIDGNALALTYENGVLVRGATRGDGITGEDVTQNVKTIRSIPLRLNLDNPPPIVEVRGEAFLSLEVFEQINKEREQAGEALFANPRNATAGTLRQLDSKVVAKRRLDFFAYTLQIPGMLSEGVQEEAPPAESSIAVSSESPGGQLGLFDGDGGQSPANGEFKIPQTQIDSLDVLSQMGFKVNPNRVLCKSLEEVGDYYDRFSTERLNLPYMTDGVVVKINSLSLQQRLGFTQKFPRWAVALKYPAEEAPTIVENISVNVGRTGAVTPLAELRPVQLAGTTVSRATLHNADRVAELDIRIGDTVIVRKAGEIIPEVLRVLPELRPAGTQAFQMPSCCPECSQPLVREDNEAVTRCVNVSCPAILREAIIHWASKGALDIRGLGEKWVLQFVKHGLIQTVADLYDLTIDQLMQVERMGKKSAQNLVEAIDRSKQQPWSRVLYGLGIRHIGSVNAQTLVENFPTVDSLAQAEMAEIASIYGIGDEIAQAVYQWFRVPANLALVDRLRAAGLQLASGADSIRPKTGGLVGKTFVVTGTLPTLKRDEAKALIQEAGGKVSDSVSKKTDYLVVGDDAGSKLEKAQKLGITQLSEAQLLELVASLKE
- a CDS encoding alpha/beta hydrolase, which produces MAHFPASLRSRLLQRIVGLALFPIVLSAGAAWSANRLLLSYGLLEREIPVSSLRAYAEDGTIDADLRSYKPYLSDEQLQQLRQVLNAKANLSPVAVAQFLYTEQGEILLDRLSAVIRTESNLPGFYAIRSALILAAADPDGLTLLNVLEKFPTTDIRIDLPQTLKIAGDLEALVRQTQAAIALVDQQSTQEASTQSTVPFAVLPDLRRPGEFAWQKNTLELNDRSRNRNLSVDVYLPLNKNQTAVVAAPLIVISHGLGSDRTSYGYLARQLASYGFAVAVPEHPGSNAEQLQALINGSASQVTAPREFIDRPLDIKYLLNRLEALTRDNARFSGRINVQQVGMIGQSLGGYTALALAGGQINFAQLQQDCGKSGTLNLSLLLQCRASELPQPVPNLKDDRIKAIIAINPIGSSLIGATDFGEIRIPVMLISGSADTVSPALLEQVVPYSWLTTPNKFLVMIQGGTHFSTIGVDETNPENLVELPPQIVGPNPQLAQTYMRSLSVAFMQTYVADRPGYTPYLEAAYSQLISRPDLPLRLVRSITPEQIAQIMGTPVPASAVPSSTTETQTSQGF